In Rhineura floridana isolate rRhiFlo1 chromosome 1, rRhiFlo1.hap2, whole genome shotgun sequence, the following proteins share a genomic window:
- the MTAP gene encoding S-methyl-5'-thioadenosine phosphorylase, which yields MAAASASPPVKIGIIGGTGLDDPDILEGRTEKYVDTPYGKPSDALILGKIKNVDCILLARHGRHHTIMPTNINYRANMWALKEEGCTHLLVTTACGSLREEIQPGDIVIIDQFIDRTTKRHLTFYDGNCSGLPGVCHIPMAEPFCAKTREVLMDVAKKLGIKCHSKGTMITIEGPRFSSRAESLMFRSWGGDVINMTTVPEVVLAKESGICYASIAMATDYDCWKEHEETVSVDKVLKTLKENANKATSLLLTTIPQIGSMDWAETQQNLKNTVQFSVMLPKH from the exons ATTGGAATTATTGGAGGGACCGGTCTGGATGACCCTGACATATTAGAAGGTCGAACAGAAAAATATGTTGATACACCTTATGGAAAG CCATCAGATGCACTGATATTGGGAAAGATAAAAAATGTTGACTGCATTCTTCTAGCCAG GCATGGGAGACATCATACTATCATGCCAACAAATATCAATTACCGTGCCAATATGTGGGCACTGAAGGAAGAGGGCTGCACTCATTTGTTAGTGACTACTGCCTGTGGTTCATTAAGAGAAGAGATTCAGCCTGGAGATATTGTCATAATCGACCAATTCATAGACAG GACAACCAAAAGGCACCTCACCTTTTATGATGGGAACTGTTCTGGCCTTCCAGGAGTGTGCCACATTCCCATGGCAGAAcctttctgtgccaaaactagaGAA GTTCTTATGGATGTTGCAAAGAAGCTTGGGATCAAGTGCCATTCAAAGGGGACAATGATCACAATTGAAGGACCACGTTTCAGTTCTCGAGCAGAAAGCCTAATGTTTCGCAGCTGGGGAGGTGATGTTATCAATATGACTACAGTCCCTGAAGTGGTTCTTGCAAAGGAATCTGGAATCTGCTATGCAAGTATTGCTATGGCAACTGACTATGACTGTTGGAAAGAACATGAAGAAACT GTTTCAGTGGATAAAGTGTTAAAGACATTGAAAGAAAATGCTAATAAAGCAACTAGCTTGCTGCTTACTACTATACCTCAGATCGGTTCCATGGATTGGGcagaaacccagcagaacctgaaa AATACTGTGCAGTTTTCAGTTATGCtaccaaaacattaa